In a single window of the Blastopirellula retiformator genome:
- a CDS encoding DUF1559 family PulG-like putative transporter, giving the protein MSRLVSSRLVRRSGKSALPVVIIVLVVVLVVLLMCGGVLVALLLPAVQQARAAARRMSSMNNMKQIGLALHNYHDTYGTLPASAINDKNGEPMHSWRVLILPFLGYPQIYSQYDFNEPWDSPSNRLLLSQIPDVYIDPTVESPGEGGTSYQAVISDATAMNPERGSKFREVTDGISNTILVVENTGVMVPWLQPSDTSVEDFAQGIPFKHGLVGGTQVLLGDGAVRFMGETTDPETLKGMSTRDGREAVGAY; this is encoded by the coding sequence ATGTCGCGATTGGTCTCGTCCCGTCTCGTTCGTCGCTCTGGAAAATCGGCCTTGCCGGTGGTCATTATCGTGCTGGTCGTCGTGCTCGTCGTGCTGCTGATGTGCGGTGGAGTTTTGGTCGCGCTGCTGCTTCCGGCGGTTCAGCAGGCCCGGGCCGCCGCGCGGCGGATGTCGTCGATGAACAACATGAAACAGATTGGCTTGGCGCTGCACAACTATCACGATACCTACGGCACGCTTCCGGCCTCGGCTATCAATGACAAGAATGGGGAGCCGATGCACTCGTGGCGGGTTTTGATTCTGCCTTTCCTGGGCTACCCGCAGATCTACAGCCAATATGATTTCAACGAACCGTGGGACAGTCCCAGCAACCGCCTGCTGTTGTCGCAGATCCCGGACGTCTATATCGATCCTACGGTTGAGAGCCCTGGGGAGGGGGGGACGTCCTACCAAGCCGTAATCAGCGACGCCACGGCGATGAATCCCGAGCGGGGCAGCAAGTTTCGCGAGGTTACAGACGGCATTTCCAACACGATCCTGGTGGTTGAAAACACCGGCGTCATGGTTCCGTGGCTGCAGCCTTCTGATACGAGCGTGGAAGATTTTGCGCAAGGCATACCGTTCAAACATGGTCTCGTCGGCGGTACGCAAGTCTTGTTGGGGGATGGTGCGGTCAGATTCATGGGGGAAACGACCGATCCGGAGACGCTAAAGGGAATGTCGACGCGCGACGGTAGAGAGGCGGTGGGAGCTTATTAA
- a CDS encoding DUF1559 family PulG-like putative transporter, with product MIGLALHNYHDTYGELPAPYIADENGKPMHSWRMLILPFEGNLYDQYDFDEPWDGSNNRLLMSQRPDAYSNPRIDDKGGETTTYQVIAGPGALLDPVATSRKFADAADGLDATAIVAENFGKPVIWTEPDDLTPQQFLAGELMENAPTPRRG from the coding sequence GTGATCGGTCTCGCCCTGCACAATTACCACGATACCTATGGCGAGCTTCCCGCTCCGTACATCGCGGATGAAAACGGCAAGCCGATGCATTCGTGGCGGATGCTGATTTTGCCGTTTGAGGGAAACCTGTACGACCAGTACGATTTCGATGAACCGTGGGATGGCTCCAACAATCGCTTGTTGATGTCGCAGCGGCCAGACGCCTACTCGAATCCCCGTATCGACGACAAAGGTGGCGAGACGACCACCTATCAGGTGATCGCCGGACCTGGCGCCCTGCTTGATCCAGTGGCGACCTCACGCAAGTTTGCCGATGCAGCCGATGGATTGGACGCGACGGCAATTGTTGCTGAAAACTTCGGTAAACCGGTCATCTGGACCGAGCCAGACGACCTAACCCCGCAACAGTTTCTAGCGGGAGAATTGATGGAGAACGCCCCGACGCCAAGGCGTGGGTGA
- a CDS encoding DUF1559 family PulG-like putative transporter has product MRHVLVVKARRGRAVLPIVLGIVVVGLLFCGGAGYLWERSVWQAREAVSRNNLKSIAIALSDYHGKYGEFPPAYVADAEGKPMHSWRTLLLPFLFQGYLYDEYDWEQPWNSTQNKSLCEMPLFSYEDPLRGFNDDSLTTYKMIVSDPPASEPNAVAMVVADYSNPVPWYQPEDILANDFVNGKMFENAPYPRVMVVLANGDVEITQLEDKRQRNDWLPKPVED; this is encoded by the coding sequence ATGCGTCATGTCCTGGTGGTCAAGGCTCGGCGCGGACGCGCGGTGCTTCCGATCGTGCTCGGAATTGTTGTTGTCGGGTTGTTGTTTTGCGGCGGTGCGGGCTATTTGTGGGAAAGATCGGTGTGGCAAGCCCGCGAGGCTGTGTCGCGAAACAATTTGAAATCGATTGCAATCGCACTCAGTGACTATCACGGCAAGTATGGCGAGTTTCCGCCGGCGTACGTTGCCGATGCAGAGGGGAAACCGATGCACTCGTGGCGCACGTTGTTGCTTCCGTTCTTGTTCCAAGGATATCTGTACGACGAGTACGATTGGGAGCAGCCATGGAATAGCACTCAGAACAAGTCGCTTTGCGAGATGCCCCTCTTCAGCTACGAAGATCCGCTGCGCGGTTTCAACGACGATTCGCTGACGACTTATAAGATGATCGTTTCCGATCCGCCTGCTTCGGAGCCAAACGCCGTCGCCATGGTGGTCGCTGACTACAGCAATCCGGTTCCTTGGTATCAGCCGGAAGATATTTTGGCGAACGACTTCGTCAACGGCAAGATGTTTGAAAACGCCCCCTACCCGCGGGTCATGGTCGTGCTGGCCAACGGGGACGTCGAGATCACTCAGCTTGAGGACAAGCGGCAGCGAAATGACTGGTTGCCCAAACCTGTTGAGGACTAG
- a CDS encoding universal stress protein: MTWLTHPPIVVPYDFSAESKEAVGRAIGLLGDPSGVHVVHVLGELSPAEPGEMWNTVDHATRTKHATDAITKELGAEVTIRVLFGDAGHQITEYADQVDAKLIIMPSHGRSGILRVLLGSVADRVVRLAHCPVLVLRPEKKS; the protein is encoded by the coding sequence ATGACCTGGCTCACACACCCGCCGATTGTTGTGCCGTATGACTTTTCCGCGGAATCGAAGGAAGCGGTAGGCCGGGCCATTGGTCTGCTGGGCGATCCCAGCGGAGTCCACGTCGTCCATGTGCTGGGAGAGTTGTCCCCCGCCGAACCTGGCGAAATGTGGAACACGGTCGATCATGCGACCCGCACCAAACACGCCACTGACGCGATCACTAAAGAGCTTGGCGCCGAGGTCACAATCCGGGTCCTCTTTGGCGACGCCGGCCACCAGATTACCGAGTACGCCGATCAGGTCGACGCCAAACTGATTATCATGCCGTCCCACGGACGCAGCGGCATCCTGCGGGTGTTGCTTGGCTCGGTCGCTGACCGCGTCGTTCGGTTGGCGCACTGCCCGGTGTTGGTGCTGCGGCCCGAGAAGAAGAGCTAG
- a CDS encoding DUF1501 domain-containing protein — MSRRHFMKHMAGASAMVAPAMMMGQSIRAHAADLTSRGKSCILLWMGGGPSTMDIWDLKPGQTTGGPFRPISTAGDLQITEHMPKTAKVMNNLSVVRSMSTREADHGRGRYYMHTGYVPNPNIEHPGYGSVIAHELFDQRPYLEIPPFVSVGGGSVGPGFLGMTWAPFTVSSNGQVRNLKMQGMSDQTLGKRLEMLKLVENGFISQRRGPAAEDHAKILNKTVNLMTSEQMKAFRVNEEPDAMKEMYGANGFGQGCLLARRLVEAGVPFIEVDLGGWDNHANIFNTLSDNKLPVMDQAMSALVTDLEQRGLLQDTTIVWMGEFSRTPRINGNTGRDHWARSWSTVVGGGGINGGIAVGETSADGTRVETEPYSAEDLMATVCRAMGISLETTFTSKNGRPMKIANGGKVIKELVS; from the coding sequence ATGTCGCGTCGTCACTTTATGAAGCATATGGCGGGCGCTTCGGCCATGGTCGCTCCGGCGATGATGATGGGCCAATCGATCCGCGCTCACGCCGCGGATCTCACCAGCCGCGGCAAGAGCTGCATCTTGCTTTGGATGGGTGGCGGGCCAAGCACCATGGATATCTGGGACCTCAAGCCGGGCCAAACCACCGGCGGTCCGTTCCGTCCGATTTCGACCGCCGGCGATCTGCAGATCACCGAGCACATGCCGAAGACCGCCAAGGTCATGAACAACCTGTCGGTCGTTCGCTCGATGAGCACCCGCGAAGCCGATCACGGCCGCGGTCGCTACTACATGCACACCGGTTACGTCCCGAACCCGAACATCGAGCACCCAGGCTACGGTTCGGTCATCGCTCACGAGCTGTTCGACCAACGTCCTTACTTGGAAATCCCGCCGTTCGTTTCGGTCGGCGGCGGTAGCGTGGGGCCGGGCTTCCTGGGCATGACTTGGGCGCCGTTCACCGTCAGCAGCAACGGTCAGGTTCGCAATCTGAAGATGCAAGGCATGAGCGACCAAACGCTCGGCAAGCGTCTCGAGATGCTGAAGCTGGTCGAGAATGGTTTCATCAGCCAACGTCGTGGGCCGGCCGCCGAAGATCACGCCAAGATCTTGAACAAGACGGTCAACCTGATGACCAGCGAGCAGATGAAGGCCTTCCGCGTCAACGAAGAGCCCGACGCGATGAAAGAGATGTACGGCGCCAACGGCTTCGGCCAGGGTTGCTTGCTCGCTCGTCGTCTCGTCGAAGCGGGCGTGCCATTCATCGAAGTCGATCTGGGCGGCTGGGACAACCACGCCAACATCTTCAACACCTTGTCCGACAACAAGCTGCCGGTCATGGACCAGGCGATGTCGGCCCTGGTGACCGACCTCGAACAGCGCGGTCTGCTGCAAGACACCACCATCGTCTGGATGGGCGAATTCAGCCGCACCCCGCGGATCAACGGCAACACCGGCCGTGACCACTGGGCCCGCAGCTGGAGCACCGTCGTCGGCGGCGGCGGCATCAACGGCGGCATCGCGGTTGGCGAAACGAGCGCCGACGGTACCCGCGTCGAGACCGAACCATACTCGGCCGAAGACCTGATGGCGACCGTGTGCCGAGCGATGGGCATTTCACTCGAAACGACCTTCACAAGCAAGAACGGCCGTCCGATGAAAATCGCCAACGGCGGTAAGGTGATCAAGGAATTGGTCAGCTAG
- a CDS encoding DUF1549 domain-containing protein: MATFSRIGLAICLMVGWVSISMAARSSDDYGIPQVAEINEQISLVWKDYGIKPAPEAQDFEWVRRVYLDIIGRVPSVAELEEFQRDRSKDRKKNLVEKLLNDSTYTEEYARNWTTIWTNVLIGRNGGLDNNSQINREGMQKYLRDSFARNKPYDQMVREIVTAEGANAPGMPGFNGAVNFYMDKLAEDGVQATAKTAQIFLGVQVQCTQCHNHPFNSWKQDKFWELNAFFRQTRARRNRGMEANNGNGMAMSLANVDFRGESGNPSQAEVYYELRNGLMEVAYPVFIDGTNIDPNGMVSQVNRREELSKFINDSREMQEAIVNRTWSHFFGHGFTKPIDDMGPHNRPSHPELMTYLGEEFRGSSFNMKELIKWITLSQAYGLSSKITKGNEVDDPTIGETPKFSHFYLRQMDAEQLYESLIVATQAHKTRADYAEQERMKSMWMQQFTIAFGTDEGDESTTFNGTIPQALMMFNGDLIREATSIKPGSFIATLAANGDDGKEAIRHLYMATVARRPTKTEMQAAGVLVASHKGNVAAALQDVFWALLNSNEFILNH; the protein is encoded by the coding sequence ATGGCGACTTTTTCTCGTATCGGCCTGGCTATCTGTCTCATGGTCGGCTGGGTCAGCATTTCGATGGCCGCTCGGTCTTCAGATGACTACGGCATTCCGCAGGTCGCCGAGATCAACGAACAAATCAGCCTGGTGTGGAAGGACTACGGCATTAAGCCGGCGCCGGAAGCCCAAGATTTCGAGTGGGTCCGTCGCGTCTACCTCGACATCATCGGTCGCGTCCCGTCGGTCGCCGAGCTGGAAGAGTTCCAGCGCGATCGCAGCAAGGACCGAAAAAAGAACCTGGTCGAGAAACTGCTGAACGATTCGACCTATACCGAAGAATATGCCCGCAACTGGACCACCATCTGGACCAATGTCCTGATCGGTCGAAACGGCGGCCTGGACAACAACTCGCAGATCAACCGCGAAGGAATGCAAAAGTACCTTCGCGACAGCTTCGCCCGCAACAAACCGTACGATCAGATGGTCCGCGAGATCGTCACCGCCGAAGGCGCCAACGCGCCGGGTATGCCGGGCTTCAACGGGGCCGTCAACTTTTACATGGACAAGCTGGCCGAGGATGGCGTCCAGGCGACCGCCAAGACCGCCCAGATCTTCCTTGGCGTTCAGGTGCAGTGCACCCAGTGCCACAACCACCCGTTCAACAGCTGGAAGCAAGACAAGTTCTGGGAACTGAACGCCTTCTTCCGTCAAACCCGCGCTCGTCGTAATCGCGGCATGGAAGCGAACAACGGCAACGGCATGGCGATGAGCCTGGCCAACGTCGACTTCCGCGGCGAAAGCGGCAACCCGTCCCAAGCCGAAGTTTACTACGAACTTCGCAACGGACTGATGGAAGTCGCCTACCCGGTCTTCATCGACGGCACCAACATCGACCCCAACGGCATGGTTTCGCAGGTCAACCGCCGCGAAGAGCTGTCGAAGTTCATCAACGACTCGCGTGAAATGCAGGAAGCGATCGTCAATCGAACCTGGAGCCATTTCTTCGGGCATGGCTTCACCAAGCCGATCGACGACATGGGGCCCCACAACCGCCCGTCGCACCCCGAGTTGATGACCTACCTGGGCGAAGAGTTCCGCGGATCCAGCTTCAACATGAAAGAGCTGATCAAGTGGATCACGCTGAGCCAGGCGTATGGCCTGTCGAGCAAGATCACCAAGGGGAACGAAGTGGATGACCCGACGATCGGCGAAACGCCGAAGTTTAGCCACTTCTACCTGCGTCAGATGGACGCCGAACAGCTGTACGAATCGCTGATCGTCGCCACCCAGGCTCACAAGACCCGGGCTGACTATGCCGAGCAAGAACGAATGAAGAGCATGTGGATGCAGCAGTTCACCATCGCTTTCGGCACCGATGAAGGGGACGAATCAACCACCTTCAACGGCACCATTCCGCAGGCCTTGATGATGTTCAACGGCGACCTGATTCGGGAAGCGACCAGCATCAAGCCGGGCAGCTTCATCGCCACACTGGCCGCCAATGGCGACGACGGCAAAGAAGCGATCCGCCACTTGTACATGGCAACCGTCGCGCGCCGTCCGACCAAGACCGAAATGCAAGCGGCCGGCGTCCTGGTCGCCAGCCATAAAGGAAACGTCGCCGCCGCGCTGCAAGACGTTTTCTGGGCCCTGCTCAACAGCAACGAGTTCATCCTCAACCACTAA